One part of the Silurus meridionalis isolate SWU-2019-XX chromosome 26, ASM1480568v1, whole genome shotgun sequence genome encodes these proteins:
- the LOC124379782 gene encoding arylamine N-acetyltransferase, pineal gland isozyme NAT-10-like — translation MDLQEYFRRIRFSGVYEKPDLATLRTVHELHVMNVPFENLSIHCGERNTMDLQIIYEKIVKNHRGGWCCENNLLFSWVLREMGYKYTTLGSKVFNTLKNDFYPVDSHLINLVEIEGKPYITDVSFGVSCQIWYPLEMISGKDQQQPSGVFQLQNDGEKWILEKTGRKQLVQNKAFTNSSLVDKRMTKTIYSFVLTPRGVHHFLNTSEYLQTSPESLFTQKSICSVQTPTGFRALIGWTYSEVTFNPEEDADIIEMKDVADSEIETILKEKFNIVLVNKLKPINNKADYKL, via the coding sequence ATGGACCTTCAGGAATACTTCAGAAGGATCAGGTTCAGCGGGGTGTACGAGAAACCCGATCTGGCCACACTCCGTACCGTCCATGAGCTGCATGTGATGAACGTTCCATTCGAGAACCTCAGCATCCACTGTGGAGAACGGAACACCATGGACCTGCAGATCATTTATGAGAAGATTGTGAAAAATCATCGTGGaggatggtgctgtgaaaacaacCTGCTCTTCTCCTGGGTGTTAAGAGAGATGGGCTACAAATACACCACTCTGGGCTCTAAAGTCTTCAACACACTTAAAAATGACTTCTACCCCGTGGATTCACATCTTATTAACCTGGTGGAGATCGAAGGCAAACCATATATCACTGATGTGAGTTTTGGAGTGTCGTGCCAAATCTGGTATCCATTAGAAATGATCTCAGGGAAAGATCAACAGCAGCCAAGTGGAGTTTTCCAACTACAGAATGACGGTGAGAAGTGGATCCTGGAAAAGACTGGAAGGAAGCAGTTGGTCCAGAATAAAGCCTTCACCAATTCCAGCCTCGTCGACAAGCGCATGACGAAGACAATCTACTCTTTTGTGTTAACACCACGTGGTGTTCACCATTTTCTTAATACAAGTGAGTACCTGCAGACCAGCCCTGAATCTCTGTTCACCCAGAAATCCATTTGTTCCGTCCAGACCCCTACTGGATTCAgagctctgattggttggacCTACAGTGAAGTCACATTTAACCCTGAGGAAGATGCAGACATCATCGAGATGAAAGATGTAGCTGACAGTGAGATAGAGACCATACTCAAGGAAAAGTTTAATATAGTGTTAGTTAATAAACTAAAACCAATAAACAATAAAGCGGATTATAAACTATAG